One genomic window of Solanum dulcamara chromosome 10, daSolDulc1.2, whole genome shotgun sequence includes the following:
- the LOC129870775 gene encoding multiprotein-bridging factor 1c: protein MPMRSTGGLKQEWEPIVLHKPKMKAQDLRDPKTVNKALRTGAQIQTVKKFDAGLNKKATAAAAAVNVRKLDEAAEPAALEKVPVDVRQAIQKARIEKKMSQADLAKKINERTQVVTEYENGKAVPNQLVLGKMEKVLGVKLRGKNHK from the coding sequence ATGCCGATGCGATCAACAGGCGGATTGAAACAAGAGTGGGAGCCAATCGTGCTGCACAAGCCAAAGATGAAGGCACAAGACCTGAGAGATCCGAAAACAGTGAACAAGGCATTGCGAACCGGAGCTCAGATTCAAACGGTGAAGAAATTCGACGCCGGTTTGAACAAAAAGGCAACGGCGGCAGCGGCTGCTGTTAATGTGAGGAAGCTAGATGAGGCGGCGGAACCGGCGGCGCTTGAGAAAGTACCGGTAGATGTGAGACAAGCGATACAGAAAGCAAGGATTGAGAAGAAGATGAGTCAAGCTGATTTAGCGAAGAAGATAAATGAACGGACGCAAGTTGTTACTGAGTATGAGAATGGTAAGGCGGTGCCTAATCAACTCGTATTGGGGAAAATGGAGAAAGTGCTTGGTGTTAAACTTAGAGGTAAAAATCACAAGTGA